The following coding sequences lie in one Zingiber officinale cultivar Zhangliang chromosome 2B, Zo_v1.1, whole genome shotgun sequence genomic window:
- the LOC122048542 gene encoding protein PIN-LIKES 6-like encodes MVMQIIGILWYIVGNLKLKQIFQPPIIASALAIIIGAIPFLKNFILTDDAPLFFFTDSCLILGEAMIPCILLALGGNLVDGSGPGSKRLGLRTTAAIIFGRLVLVPPTGLGIITIADKLGLFPRGDKMFKFVLLLQHTMPERYGKDNDHTQKGEEKRS; translated from the exons ATGGTTATGCAGATAATTGGCATCCTATGGTATATTGTTGGAAATCTGAAGCTAAAGCAAATTTTTCAGCCTCCCATTATTGCCTCA GCTTTGGCTATCATCATTGGCGCTATACCATTTTTGAAGAACTTCATCTTGACTGATGATGCCCCGCTATTCTTCTTCACTGACAGCTGCCTTATTCTTGG GGAAGCGATGATCCCATGTATTTTGCTTGCTCTGGGTGGAAATCTTGTGGATG GCTCTGGCCCAGGCAGTAAAAGACTTGGTTTACGAACAACTGCTGCTATCATATTTGGAAGATTGGTTTTGGTTCCTCCTACAGGACTTGGAATAATCACCATTGCTGAcaagcttggactttttcccaggGGCGACAAAATGTTCAAATTTGTCCTGCTGCTGCAGCACACTATGCCAGAAAGATAT ggaaaagataatgaccatacccagaaaggagaagaaaagagaagctag